From a region of the Labrus mixtus chromosome 5, fLabMix1.1, whole genome shotgun sequence genome:
- the LOC132973833 gene encoding phosphatidylinositol 4-phosphate 5-kinase-like protein 1 produces MAKRKAAGASTETRRRRWWHLRQRWRMLGVFEINPEHEFYHLTAKIKEGMQAAIQTTVDSPVQNTLTAEHFKAEETHTHEGFEMQTFAAPVFAKLRHSLDIPEEDYMKSLCSDSCYLQFVSNSKSKANFFVTNDKRYFLKTQSGREVRFLLSNLQAYMDHLDKYPHSLLVRFLGVHRIIIPNEEKKYFIVMQSVFYPDERINIRYDIKGCEVGRWTNPDTGGKQIIKVLKDNNFEGQSIALDQGKSWFNRQVKEDAAFLQGLNVLDYSLLVAHQPLHRDELEGKHSLANLVVRTTKSFDFDESPTYEDPPTAPLLEETADAAERESGQPQAAAGEGSAEEIPLQEMDSSVRKNRSDSELEDFQEHHCRLLPNCKNAVHVIDGPDRRYFVGIIDVFTVYGWKKKLEGLWKSLRFPGRAFSTVSPEKYSRRFCQWIQAHTQ; encoded by the exons ATGGCAAAGAGAAAAGCTGCTGGAGCCTCCACGGAGACCAGACGGAGACGGTGGTGGCATCtgagacagagatggaggatGCTAGGAGTTTTTGAGATCAACCCTGAGCACGAGTTTTACCACCTCACGGCCAAGATCAAAGAGGGCATGCAGGCAGCTATTCAGACCACCGTGGACTCACCTGTACAG AATACACTCACAGCTGAACATTTCAAGGCGGAGGAAACTCACACTCATGAG GGTTTTGAGATGCAGACGTTTGCTGCACCTGTGTTTGCTAAACTGAGACATTCACTGGacatcccagaggaggattACATGAAGTCCCTCTGCTCAGACAGCTGCTACCTTCAGTTTGTCAGCAACTCCAAGAGCAAGGCCAATTTCTTCGTCAC GAATGACAAGAGATACTTTCTGAAGACGCAGAGCGGGCGAGAGGTCCGGTTCCTGCTGTCCAACCTGCAGGCATACATGGACCACCTGGACAAATACCCTCATTCACTCCTCGTGAGATTCTTGG GTGTTCACAGGATTATAATCCCAAATGAAGAAAAG AAGTACTTTATCGTGATGCAGAGTGTCTTCTACCCCGATGAGAGGATCAACATTAG ATACGACATCAAAGGGTGTGAGGTCGGTCGATGGACAAACCCCGACACAGGAGGGAAACAGATCATCAAAGTGCTGAAGGACAATAACTTTGAAGGGCAGTCCATCGCATTAG ATCAGGGGAAATCTTGGTTCAACAGGCAAGTGAAAGAAGACGCTGCGTTCCTTCAGGGGCTCAACGTCCTGGACTACAGCCTCCTGGTGGCTCATCAGCCTCTGCACAGAGACGAGCTGGAAGGGAAACACTCTCTGGCCAACCTTGTTGTTCGCACCACAAA GTCTTTCGACTTTGATGAAAGTCCAACGTATGAAGACCCCCCCACTGCCCCATTACTGGAGGAGACAGCAGATGCTGCAGAGCGTGAGAGCGGGCAGCCTCAGGCAGCAGCAGGTGAGGGCTCAGCTGAGGAGATCCCCCTCCAGGAGATGGACAGCTCTGTGAGAAAGAACAGGAGTGACTCAGAACTGGAGGACTTCCAGGAGCATCATTGTAGGCTACTCCCAAACTGCAAAAATGCTGTTCACGTGATCGACGGGCCGGATCGTCGCTACTTTGTGGGCATCATAGACGTTTTCACCGTCTACGGCTGGAAGAAAAAACTGGAGGGTCTGTGGAAAAGTCTCCGCTTCCCGGGCAGAGCCTTTTCTACTGTCAGCCCTGAGAAATACTCACGCAGGTTCTGCCAGTGGATACAGGCCCACACTCAGTGA
- the paxx gene encoding protein PAXX isoform X2, giving the protein MEGSQTFCCTVLDKKSQSKFICYTKRKTGVCHIGLTDAADVWSSELTADTLEQFRKRFALTSTDDFILKLRSACGSGDVSVVVHDSSADLHVGSSSTGLRMTLNRLEGPQAREELKELLFKLADSLVQSDSGSPSVSPVKNPQRRHTEFEPRQQNGAPSVTLKKRLPGASLVNPGTKKKLRATGVAFDEADED; this is encoded by the exons atggaagGGAGCCAAACATTTTGCTGCACTGTGCTGGATAAAAAGAGCCAGAGTAAATTCATCTGCTACACCAAGAGAAAAACCGGAGTGTGTCACATTGG tttgACAGATGCTGCTGATGTTTGGAGCTCAGAGTTGACTGCAGACACTCTGGAGCAGTTT AGAAAGAGGTTTGCCCTGACGTCTACAGATGATTTCATACTCAAACTCAG GTCGGCCTGTGGTAGTGGTGACGTGTCTGTTGTGGTCCACGACTCGAGTGCAGACCTCCATGTGGGCTCCAGTTCAACTGGCCTCAGGATGACCCTGAACAGGCTGGAGGGTCCTCAGGCCCgagaggagctgaaggagctgctgttCAAGTTGGCCGACAGCCTCGTGCAGAGCGaca GTGGGTCTCCGTCAGTCAGTCCAGTGAAAAATCCTCagaggagacacacag AGTTTGAGCCGAGGCAGCAGAACGGAGCTCCGTCAGTGACACTGAAGAAACGACTTCCAGGAGCTTCACTCGTCAACCCAGGAACCAAAAA AAAGCTGCGAGCGACCGGCGTGGCCTTCGATGAAGCAGATGAAGACTGA
- the paxx gene encoding protein PAXX isoform X1 codes for MEGSQTFCCTVLDKKSQSKFICYTKRKTGVCHIGLTDAADVWSSELTADTLEQFRKRFALTSTDDFILKLRSACGSGDVSVVVHDSSADLHVGSSSTGLRMTLNRLEGPQAREELKELLFKLADSLVQSDSKCGSPSVSPVKNPQRRHTEFEPRQQNGAPSVTLKKRLPGASLVNPGTKKKLRATGVAFDEADED; via the exons atggaagGGAGCCAAACATTTTGCTGCACTGTGCTGGATAAAAAGAGCCAGAGTAAATTCATCTGCTACACCAAGAGAAAAACCGGAGTGTGTCACATTGG tttgACAGATGCTGCTGATGTTTGGAGCTCAGAGTTGACTGCAGACACTCTGGAGCAGTTT AGAAAGAGGTTTGCCCTGACGTCTACAGATGATTTCATACTCAAACTCAG GTCGGCCTGTGGTAGTGGTGACGTGTCTGTTGTGGTCCACGACTCGAGTGCAGACCTCCATGTGGGCTCCAGTTCAACTGGCCTCAGGATGACCCTGAACAGGCTGGAGGGTCCTCAGGCCCgagaggagctgaaggagctgctgttCAAGTTGGCCGACAGCCTCGTGCAGAGCGacagtaaat GTGGGTCTCCGTCAGTCAGTCCAGTGAAAAATCCTCagaggagacacacag AGTTTGAGCCGAGGCAGCAGAACGGAGCTCCGTCAGTGACACTGAAGAAACGACTTCCAGGAGCTTCACTCGTCAACCCAGGAACCAAAAA AAAGCTGCGAGCGACCGGCGTGGCCTTCGATGAAGCAGATGAAGACTGA